Genomic segment of Drosophila takahashii strain IR98-3 E-12201 chromosome X, DtakHiC1v2, whole genome shotgun sequence:
GTTTATTCTCCGTCATATTTAACCAACTAACTGGGTTTCCTTGTTGTCCTTCAGGGCGGTCACTTGGCCCAGCTGGGTCTCACCTTCTGGACGCCGCTGAGCAACAGCAGCTCGGCCTCACAATCGCTGGAGGATGTGGAGTACAAGCCGCACGTAAAGTTGGCCAATCTGCTCGAGATGTACAAGTACTTTCCGCGTCTCAATGCCGTCGCACCGCCTGATACGCCGTCGACCTCCAGGCGACGTGGCAGCCACATGAGTTCCAGCAGCGGCCAGAGCTCCACCAGCGGGAGCAGCTCAAGCTCGAGCTGCGAGCCGGGATACCATCACCAtctccaccagcagcagcagcagcagaggcagTGGCTCTATCGACGCGGCGTTTCACTGCCCGCCATGGATTGCTCGAATAGCGAGGCGGAGAATAGCTGCGATAGCTTCCTCTAAACGGAGGGCAGGAGGATCGGATTTAAGGGATCGCAAGGATCGCAAGGAGATTGTTGAAAAATGTACCTTCAGTTTACAAAACTATAGCTAAAGAGGAAGTAATAATCACAGATGGACGAGGAAGGACAGCCAGGAGAATTGGAAACGAATGCAGGAATTTAAAGTTCAACTATTAGCGGGAGGAGCCCGGAACCACGGTGAATCTCGATATCTGCCATTAGACTAAAATTAAGGCTAGCAACACAGCATCGGAGCACACAGAACTACAGCATACAAGTGCTATAAACTACAAactacaaattacaaattacaaaggGAATAATTAAGAAAATCGAGGACAGGAAGCAATgccaaccaatataataatatttttctaagcGAATTTTCTGTcacatattttgtaaattgatATAACACGCAACTTAAAGTACGTCAAGGTAAATGCAAAACtcaaaatgctaaaaaaaagtgaaaaccaGACAAAAACCACAACACAAATCTTTTGAGACActgacaaaacaaaaaaaaatgaacaaaaataagaaaaactaaCAAATCTGTAGTTATAGCGATGGATGTACGTGAATGTTAACTATTGTCTTAGTCGTAGCCTTTAGTCGGGTACAACACTCTGTTGGCAAATTGTTATTTGCAACCACCCCCTCCTCCCCCTTTACCCATGACCCCCCCCCCCACCCCGCCCACGAACCCCAGGTTACTCCGCACCCACGCGAAAAGCATCGTTGATGATATATACGGCACATATGGTATGCCAGCATGCGTATGTCGAAGCACTGTTGATCatggatatggaaaataaatgaCACTGCAAAAGCTAAACCCAACGGAGTTTTAATTCTAGCTATAAACTTTTGGATATATAGGAGATTTTGAAAtagagctttaaaaaaatatcgacagtttgctatttctcgatattaaatttgtgttttctcctcaaaacatcgatattatcgaatctatattgtcaaaatatctaaaatatcgataattttttagctcttttttaaaattggatTATAATAGGTCAAGATAATATTTAATCTTTTATTTGGAAAGGGAAAATGCTGAAAAGTGcacaacaaatttaatataatataattgtaTAGCaggaaattacaaaataatcttTTAGAGATATGTAGAATATCTTTTAAAAGGGTAATATTATAGTATGGACTCTAAATAGGATAGGGAATTATAaggtttttgtataaaatgtaaaattcttTCAATAAACTTATCCTAAAAATAAGCTATTAAATTCATATCTATAACTTGCAACTCTAATCGACATCTATAGGCAATCTTTCATCTCTTTCTAAAGCATGCAATATCAAAAGATcagtttacttattttccgtttAATTTCCCATACGAATTAAGGTAAAAACATGTTTCGTTTTAATCATAGTAAAATAAgcttgatttgttttttatttattttggggtTGTTGTTTATAGACTACAAATACGCTATACGGTAAAATGGTATATCGCTTGCAGAGttagcaaataaaagttataaccAACACTGAATTTTCGCAGTTTAATGCTAACGTCAACTGGCTGTATAATTGTTTGTTGTgttgtgtttgttgtttttcttctcACATATAtaccatacatacatatacacacacggttatacatatacatatataattataatcaaagtcacgtacacgtaaaaaaaaatcggttacaaattACACATGTCTCAAAAAAAGTCGACAAACATTGAAAGAAACATTTTCACGCGATATTGAAAATTCGGCTGGCTAGCTAGGCTTGCTCTTGGCTTTTCTTAAGTTCGATATTTTTTACGcttttagtttcttttatcTTTTACAAAAGAGCACTTTTCAGACTACAAAATACCCTAAGAACCTTTTACTGGAAATGGATTATACATAGATAATGGACAAAAAGAATAAGAAAACGTAACGTAACATAACATGGAgtagttgtttgttgttttttgaaaaGGTTGTTGCTGTTATCGTAGTAGTTAATAGCAGTTGTTGCTGTCGTCATAGTATAGTAGTAGTTATCGTTTCCGTAAAGCATTGTACAACTTTTCCGCTTAAGTGTTAAACCGATGGTTCACCCATCCTACGTCCTACGCCCATCTGATCTCATCTCACTCCAGGATTGGCCGTGTTAGTTGCTCTGGCTTTCTCGTTTAGTTGCGTGTCGCATTGCCCGCATATATCTCCTCGATCTTTTTCCTGCGCTTCGTGAGCAGCGGATTGTTCGACTTGTCCAGCGCCTTTATTTGCATCTGAAAGATACGGATTATTAATAAGAATAATGGGATATATTTTGGTTGAACATCAAGTAATAATCAAGGTATTGCAAGCACATTAACCTCCCAGTTTCTGgttagtttttataattagTAACTTTCCAAATCAcgattgaaacaaaaaaaaaagcaggtAAAAAGTATACTTGCTAATTGCTTAGGCATAGACAAATGGAAATCTATTTTCTCATTAGATAAACAAATGAACTAAGAAGACTACTAGTGATTAACATTATATAATACAaagggaatttaatttaaagcaacCAGAAACCGGAAGAAGAACCACACGCACCTGATCGTAGTCCACGCGCATGGTAGCCAGCGATCGTGTCATCTCCTCCTGCACCTCCGGCCAGGTTTCCTCGCCCTCCTTGAGCATCCGGCCCGTGCAGAGTGGCGTCTGCGGCACCGCATTGAACTGGGCGATCCACTTGTTCCGGATGACGTCCTGGATGCGCAAACGCTTGCTGGGATCCACGTTCAGCATGCCCTTGATCAGATCCTTGGCCGCCGGGCTTACGTTCGTCCATTCCGGATCGGGAAAGTCATACTGGCCGGTGCGGATGCGCTTCTTCATGCCGGGCGAAATGGCCAGGCCGTGGTTGCTGTAGAAAGGCGGGAATCCGCACATTATGATGTACATCACCACGCCCAGGGACCAGATGTCACAGCTCTTGTCATACTTCTCGGGACCCAGGACCTCGGGAGCTGCAAAGTAAATGTGTGATTAATATGGGaatatttaggaaataaaacaataatatttatagaattaATTTAGAGTTACTGggtaaactaatttttatttttaattaaatataaatatttttattcataatttttcaataattcTAATTCctaattgtattaaattgtattaaatgttAGTTATAAGTGTAAAACTCTAATATACGTAGAGACccacatattttaattattcttaATATGGTTTTTGTAACAAgtgcattaatttatttaattaattaagatttattgggtaaactaacttttattttttatattttaaattaaaaataaatatttttattcataatttttcaataattcTAATTGTTAATTGTATTATATTGTTGTAAATGTTAGATATAAGTGTAAAACTCTAATATAAGCAGGGACCttcatattttcattattcttaatattgttttagtGACTAGTGTCTTAATTTATAAGGAAATCCTTGTAGCAccaggaaataaaaaatataaatttttatagatttatgggccatatttaattctaatgAACTAAGTTATCCGCCGTGTTTTTTAACTCCGCCTTTTTCACATTTCTTGCTAATTGAATCGGTCGCACTTTGCAACTTTcgaacttttaaataaaaaataaataactaaatataatttttcaataatatagaattttatagatttatgagccttatttaattcgaataaaCTAACAGTTTTTTATCTCCGCCTTTTTCACATTTCTTGCGAATTAAATCGGTAGCACTTTGCAACTTTCGAACGACTCAAGTCTTTCGCAATGAGATTGGGAACAAGgctgaataaaattaaagcaaCTCCAAAGAAAGTTCCCACAATAAAGTATGTAACGAGGGTGCAGTGGGAATTTAGAAACAACTAGTggtgtttaaatatataaatcaatATAACAGCCATGCAATTTGCGGCCTTAAAAATGACATGGCACCATTATAAATgggcaaacaattttaaagctatttttaaagggAGCAGTGGGAATTTAGAAACAACTAGTTTAGGATTTTACTATCAGCTTCTGTggtgtttaaatatataaatcaaaatttctgaCATGCAATTTCCGGTCTCAAAAATGACACGGCACAATTCTAAATgggcaaacaattttaaagctatttttcGTGACTAATGCGGTAATTGACATCCCATTAAACTAGTGACTGATGCAAAATCCCTTCCAAAAAGCACTCACCCACGTAATAGGGAGTGTAGCAGGGCGTCTGCAGCGTGTCATTGGTGAATGTCTCCTTGGCGAAGCCAAAGTCCGTCAGCTTGAGGATCGCATTCGGCTGTGAGGTGGTGTACAGCAAGTTCTCCGGCTTCAAGTCGCGATGTGCGATATCGCGACTGTGCAGATAGTCTATCGCCGCGCAGATCTCGTGCATTATTTGGGCAGCCTCGCGTTCGGTGAAGGCCCCATCGGCCTTGTCCTGAATCCTCTGGAAGAGCTCGCCGCCCTCCATGCACTCCATGACCACCAGCAGGCACTTCCTTCCACTATAGGTGTTCTCGTACACATCGATGATGTTCACAATGTGCCGACAGCCGCTGACCCGCCAATGGAGATCCACCTCGCGGCGCGCCTTCTCGTTATCCAGCAGCACCTTGAGGGCATAGTTCTGTTTGGAGCGACGGTGGGTGCACTGCACCACCTTTCCGTTGATCCCGAGGCCCAGAACGGTGTCCGAGATCTCGTAGTCGTCCACCAGGGCGGTGGTCTTGGGTTGCCGTTGGTTCTGCAGCGAAAGCATTCTGGATTCGGCTGGGGTCTAACTGCAAATCAGTAAAATATAGATtagtaaaatacaattaattggGATCTTAAATGATTATCTATATATTTATCAAAGTTCTGAAATGGGTTGATcacttattaaaaacttaaaaacataaattattcaGAAATACCATAAAATGGTTGAAACTGCAGAGGAGAAATTAGTGAAAGATGGATTAGTAAAATACGATTTGTTGGAATCTTAAATGATTATCTTTATATTTATCATAGTTCTAAAACGGGTTGAGCACTTATTAAGAACTTAAGAACATAAATGATTCAGAAATACCCTAAAATGGTTGAAAGTTTATAATTAGAATTGTCATTATATTTATGATCCAATAGtatgtattgttttttttaattggtttaaatatttaaatatactgAATTTGTTTACTATTTAACTAGTTAGCTAATTGtatcaaatttgtttttaattaaacatatCTAAATAAACGTGACAGTCATTATAGGCCTGATGGATCACTAAATAATCCATTTCTAATTCCATTATTCAAATAGATAATACTGAAATACTTTTAGTGAACTGCTTTCAACAAACCTgaccttaaatttatttcataattgCAATACCCCTTCcacataataattaaaaaaaaaacaaattttggcCAACAATTTATAGCCAAATTATTTGTTTCACGATTTTCGTGCTCATTGAGAATCTAAAAAGGTAGCTACCCTGaagcaataaattttatttaattattatcttTTGAAAAAGTATAGTTTATTACTGGTTATTAATGTAAAGTTCAGTTAAGCTAGGTGTGTGGCAATAGAgctttttaattacatactGGCAATTTAGTTTACCGAGCAAATTGTTAGGGGATTCCCGCTCTATTCCACAGCTCCCCTTTTACTCCAGTTTGTTTTTTCTATATAAAAAACCAGTGACATCAGGTTTTCAAGCCCGcattttgaataaaacaaaaagtataaaaagaaGTAAATGTATGTAGAGGTAGTCTAGCAGgggaaaatactttaaaaagtgttctattagttaaacaaaaaaaaattatactttCTACATATATtgaaagatttttatataataattttcataGATAATTTCCTGAGGATAGGTACATAGATATGATAAGGATATTCCAATA
This window contains:
- the MAPk-Ak2 gene encoding MAP kinase-activated protein kinase 2 — translated: MLSLQNQRQPKTTALVDDYEISDTVLGLGINGKVVQCTHRRSKQNYALKVLLDNEKARREVDLHWRVSGCRHIVNIIDVYENTYSGRKCLLVVMECMEGGELFQRIQDKADGAFTEREAAQIMHEICAAIDYLHSRDIAHRDLKPENLLYTTSQPNAILKLTDFGFAKETFTNDTLQTPCYTPYYVAPEVLGPEKYDKSCDIWSLGVVMYIIMCGFPPFYSNHGLAISPGMKKRIRTGQYDFPDPEWTNVSPAAKDLIKGMLNVDPSKRLRIQDVIRNKWIAQFNAVPQTPLCTGRMLKEGEETWPEVQEEMTRSLATMRVDYDQMQIKALDKSNNPLLTKRRKKIEEIYAGNATRN